One segment of Patescibacteria group bacterium DNA contains the following:
- the lepA gene encoding translation elongation factor 4, giving the protein MSSNNIRNFCIIAHIDHGKSTLADRMLELTGTISKRDMKEQLLDQMDIERERGITIKLTPVRMQYQGYELNLIDTPGHVDFTYEVSRSLYAVEGAVLLVDATQGIQAQTLANLYLALDANLTIIPVINKIDLPNAQVERVSEEIIKLLGCRKEEIFHVSGKTGQGVTELLSAIIAQVPAPKLSPDKSLRALIFDSVYDEYRGVIAYVRIFDGSIKPGDHIKFVYNQQLAEGLEVGHFAPKYIKDKTLSSGEIGYIVTGLHEVAQCRVGDTITIKDLTVEPLPGYKQVKPMVYAGIFCKDGSDFSHLREAIEKLKLNDAALSYEPENSSALGFGFRCGFLGLLHLEIFQERLRREFNLELVVTIPSVAYKVHMANGEIKDVYNPQEFPDPTYYKQVEEPIMKVDIFTPKEYLGGVMQLSTEKRGIYINTEYLDEDLAVLHYYLPLTQIIVDFYDKLKSITSGYASLNYDFYDYEATEVVKMDILVAEEKVEALSLITYKDNAQQVGRKIVDTLKETLPRQQFMVKIQAAIGGKIIASERISALRKDVTAKLYGGDWTRRAKLLEKQKKGKKKMMAMGKVDIPADAFLAVLKR; this is encoded by the coding sequence ATGAGTTCAAATAATATCCGTAATTTCTGTATTATCGCCCATATTGATCACGGCAAGTCAACTTTGGCTGACCGTATGTTGGAATTGACCGGAACCATCTCCAAACGTGACATGAAAGAACAGCTTTTGGATCAAATGGACATTGAACGGGAACGGGGAATCACCATCAAATTAACACCGGTTCGCATGCAGTATCAAGGCTATGAGCTTAACTTGATTGATACTCCGGGACATGTAGATTTTACTTACGAAGTATCGCGCAGTCTATATGCTGTTGAGGGAGCAGTACTGTTGGTTGACGCCACGCAGGGCATCCAAGCCCAAACCTTAGCCAACTTGTATTTGGCGCTTGATGCCAATTTAACAATTATTCCGGTAATCAACAAAATTGATTTGCCTAATGCTCAAGTGGAGCGCGTTTCTGAAGAAATAATCAAGCTGTTAGGCTGTCGAAAAGAAGAAATCTTTCATGTGTCAGGCAAAACCGGCCAAGGCGTAACGGAATTATTGTCAGCCATAATCGCTCAAGTTCCGGCACCGAAACTATCCCCGGACAAATCTTTGCGCGCCCTGATTTTTGATTCAGTCTATGATGAATACCGCGGCGTCATTGCTTATGTCAGAATTTTTGATGGTAGCATTAAGCCAGGAGACCATATCAAATTTGTCTATAACCAGCAGTTGGCCGAAGGGTTGGAGGTCGGACATTTTGCCCCCAAGTACATCAAAGATAAAACACTATCTTCGGGAGAAATCGGTTATATCGTCACGGGCCTGCATGAAGTCGCACAATGCCGTGTCGGCGATACTATAACCATAAAAGATCTGACCGTAGAGCCTCTGCCCGGTTACAAACAAGTTAAACCTATGGTTTACGCCGGAATTTTCTGTAAAGACGGTTCCGATTTCAGTCATTTGCGTGAAGCCATTGAAAAACTAAAATTAAACGATGCCGCCCTGTCTTACGAGCCGGAAAATTCCTCGGCTCTGGGTTTTGGTTTTCGTTGCGGTTTTCTGGGGTTGTTGCATTTAGAAATTTTCCAAGAACGATTGAGACGTGAATTCAATTTGGAATTAGTGGTGACTATTCCCAGTGTGGCTTATAAAGTACATATGGCCAACGGAGAAATAAAAGACGTCTATAATCCGCAAGAATTCCCCGATCCGACTTATTATAAACAAGTAGAAGAACCGATAATGAAGGTTGACATTTTTACACCCAAAGAATATCTGGGCGGAGTCATGCAATTATCCACCGAGAAGCGCGGAATTTATATTAATACCGAATATTTGGACGAAGACTTGGCGGTTCTTCATTATTATCTGCCTCTGACTCAAATCATTGTTGATTTTTATGATAAGCTCAAATCCATTACCAGCGGTTATGCCTCGCTTAATTATGACTTTTACGACTATGAGGCGACTGAGGTGGTAAAAATGGATATCTTGGTAGCGGAAGAAAAAGTGGAGGCCCTGTCCCTTATCACTTATAAGGATAACGCTCAGCAGGTAGGACGCAAAATAGTGGATACCCTAAAAGAAACCCTGCCTCGCCAACAGTTTATGGTTAAAATCCAAGCGGCTATCGGCGGCAAAATTATTGCCTCAGAACGCATTTCCGCCCTGCGCAAAGATGTTACCGCTAAGCTTTATGGCGGCGATTGGACTCGTCGCGCCAAACTTTTAGAAAAACAGAAGAAAGGCAAGAAAAAAATGATGGCTATGGGCAAAGTGGATATTCCGGCCGACGCTTTTTTAGCGGTATTAAAAAGATAA
- the murJ gene encoding murein biosynthesis integral membrane protein MurJ: protein MFKKIKKLISKINKESQSITSAAIIIGGLSVASRLLGVIRDRVLASQFGAGDILDAYYAAFRLPDLVYNLLILGAVSAGLIPVFTSLLAKHQEKEAWKLINSILNLLSIALLIACGVLFALAPLLMPLITPGFAPEKMGLVIALSRIMFLSPIFLGLSSIFSSVLQSQRKFLLYSLAPIIYNLGIIFGALFLIKPFGVMGLAWGVVIGAFLHMIIQLLPLFGSDFKYRLDFNWRNKHVMEVFKMMVPRTISLGISQFNFLIITVVASTLAAGSLSIFTFSNNLQNFPLGIFGVSLGIAALPVLSALAAQKKNQEFVTVVSTTFRQTLFLIVPVAIILYVLRAQIVRVLLGAGRFDWYDTRLTAASLAIFCIGLFAAGAYPLIIRSFYALHDTKTPFYAGLLSMIVNVAALLIFRFIFSFQNWFSFAATALLRLSDLWGYVDMRVLALPTAMSISAIFELVLLMILLRNKIGRLDIRRIANSTWRITIASIGGGLVSYFSLQLFDDYVSMQTFWGIFFQGFIAGLLGLLGYVVLGLILKIEEMFIFLTSMKRKLFRSAVVMTDSGINNGSST, encoded by the coding sequence ATGTTTAAAAAAATCAAAAAATTGATCAGTAAAATAAACAAAGAGTCGCAGAGCATTACCTCGGCGGCTATTATTATTGGCGGTTTATCTGTCGCCAGCCGGCTATTGGGCGTAATCAGAGACAGAGTATTAGCCTCACAATTCGGCGCTGGCGATATTCTTGACGCTTATTATGCCGCCTTTCGTTTACCCGACTTGGTGTATAATCTTTTGATTTTAGGCGCAGTTTCGGCCGGCTTGATTCCGGTTTTTACCTCGCTTCTGGCCAAACATCAGGAAAAAGAGGCTTGGAAACTAATTAACAGTATTTTAAATCTTTTATCAATCGCTTTATTGATCGCTTGTGGCGTGCTATTTGCCCTGGCTCCGCTATTAATGCCTTTGATCACTCCGGGATTTGCGCCGGAAAAGATGGGCTTAGTCATCGCTCTATCCCGTATTATGTTCTTGTCGCCGATTTTTCTCGGCTTATCATCAATCTTCTCTTCGGTTTTACAATCCCAACGTAAGTTCCTTCTGTATTCTTTGGCGCCGATTATTTATAATCTCGGTATTATTTTTGGCGCTTTGTTTTTGATTAAACCATTCGGCGTCATGGGTTTGGCCTGGGGTGTTGTCATTGGCGCTTTCCTGCATATGATCATTCAGCTCTTACCATTATTCGGTTCTGACTTCAAATACCGCTTGGATTTCAATTGGCGCAATAAACATGTTATGGAAGTGTTTAAGATGATGGTACCGCGCACTATCTCTTTGGGTATCAGTCAATTCAATTTTTTAATCATCACCGTGGTAGCTTCAACTTTGGCTGCCGGATCCCTGTCTATTTTTACTTTTTCCAACAATTTACAAAATTTTCCTTTGGGTATCTTTGGCGTATCTTTGGGCATAGCGGCTCTACCGGTATTATCTGCCCTGGCGGCACAAAAGAAAAATCAAGAATTTGTAACAGTCGTCTCCACTACTTTTCGCCAAACGCTGTTTTTGATTGTGCCGGTAGCTATTATACTTTATGTTTTGCGCGCGCAAATCGTCCGTGTACTTCTGGGCGCCGGACGATTTGATTGGTATGACACCCGCTTGACCGCCGCCTCTTTAGCTATTTTCTGTATCGGCTTATTCGCCGCCGGCGCTTACCCCCTTATCATTCGCAGTTTTTACGCCTTGCATGATACCAAAACACCGTTTTACGCCGGATTACTGTCTATGATAGTCAATGTAGCGGCACTATTGATTTTTCGTTTTATTTTTTCCTTCCAAAATTGGTTTTCTTTTGCCGCCACCGCTCTCTTGCGCCTGTCGGATTTATGGGGTTATGTGGATATGCGGGTTTTGGCTTTACCGACAGCCATGTCAATATCAGCAATCTTTGAGCTGGTCTTGCTAATGATACTTTTAAGAAACAAGATTGGTCGACTAGATATCAGACGCATCGCCAATTCCACTTGGCGCATCACTATAGCCTCCATCGGCGGGGGACTAGTAAGCTACTTTTCTTTGCAACTTTTTGATGATTATGTGTCCATGCAAACATTCTGGGGAATTTTTTTCCAGGGATTTATTGCCGGCTTGCTGGGACTATTAGGTTATGTGGTATTGGGATTAATCTTAAAGATTGAGGAAATGTTTATTTTTCTGACTTCCATGAAGCGCAAATTATTCAGATCAGCGGTGGTCATGACTGATAGCGGAATTAATAACGGTAGCAGCACTTAG
- a CDS encoding acetate--CoA ligase family protein: protein MNSLKSFFNPRSVAIIGASNHTGKVGNDVIKNLLVNYRGEIFPINPSETKIEGKPAYSSILKTPQIPDLAIIVVPAQFVLAVVEDCGKRGTKNILIISSGFKEVGGEGVKLEEKLLQLKNKYKLRILGPNCLGYINTKPSVNASFAATFPKAGNVAFFSQSGALGTAILDTAEAQKLGFSYFVSMGNKCDINELDLLEYFNQDKNSKVIMAYLESINDGQKFLSIANKISDKKPIIVLKSGKTADGSQAVSSHTGSLAGTAQVYSAAFKQSGVIEARDVMDFFNLAEGFAYQDLPRGNRVAIVTNAGGPGILLTDWLPDYKLKLAELSETTKAKLKKVLPAAASNHNPVDVLGDALADRYEIALREVVKDKNVDAIIVALTPQRMTQIKETAEAIGRIKKTTSKTIVLCFLGELEIVKYYQTFADNKLPQFNFPEQAVSVLSTMAKYYQYLKNKQPTVKAPAIKPNKILSNELTEDVCRQLLIKNDIPVHRAEFIADISLAAKAGKRVGYPIALKVISPQVIHKSDVGGVKVGINNETELLAAIKKMNTDIVQKVKGVKIKGYLLGEMVSGQQVIVGLKRDPQFGAVIMLGLGGIYTEVFKDVVFRVAPINKNEAQKMIEELKIYPLLAGTRGQKPADIGALADLLVRFSCLVAKYPELKEIDFNPIMVLDRGRGVKVVDVRMAK, encoded by the coding sequence ATGAATAGCCTTAAATCGTTTTTTAACCCGCGAAGCGTAGCAATAATCGGCGCCTCCAATCATACCGGTAAAGTCGGCAATGATGTGATAAAGAATCTCTTGGTCAATTACCGGGGCGAGATTTTTCCCATTAATCCTTCTGAAACCAAGATAGAGGGCAAGCCGGCATATTCGTCAATTTTAAAAACGCCACAGATTCCTGATTTAGCGATTATTGTCGTGCCGGCGCAATTTGTATTGGCTGTAGTGGAAGATTGTGGCAAGAGAGGAACAAAAAATATTTTGATTATTTCTTCTGGTTTTAAAGAAGTTGGCGGTGAGGGAGTTAAATTGGAAGAAAAATTACTGCAATTAAAAAATAAATATAAACTGCGGATACTCGGTCCGAACTGCTTAGGTTATATCAATACTAAGCCGTCAGTAAACGCTTCCTTTGCCGCCACCTTCCCCAAGGCGGGCAATGTAGCCTTCTTTTCCCAATCCGGCGCTTTAGGTACGGCTATTTTAGATACGGCCGAAGCCCAGAAACTCGGCTTTTCTTATTTTGTGTCCATGGGCAATAAGTGTGATATTAACGAACTGGATCTTTTGGAATATTTCAACCAAGATAAAAACAGCAAGGTCATAATGGCTTATCTGGAAAGCATTAATGATGGCCAAAAGTTCTTATCTATAGCCAATAAAATTTCCGATAAAAAGCCGATTATTGTTTTAAAATCAGGTAAGACCGCGGACGGCAGTCAAGCTGTTTCTTCCCATACCGGATCGCTGGCTGGCACTGCCCAGGTTTATAGCGCCGCCTTTAAGCAATCCGGCGTGATTGAGGCGCGTGATGTTATGGATTTTTTTAATTTGGCTGAGGGTTTTGCCTACCAAGATTTACCTCGCGGCAATCGCGTGGCTATTGTCACCAACGCCGGCGGCCCGGGCATTCTTTTGACTGACTGGTTGCCAGACTATAAATTAAAATTAGCCGAATTATCTGAAACGACCAAAGCTAAATTAAAAAAAGTTTTACCGGCCGCAGCCAGCAACCATAATCCGGTTGATGTTTTAGGTGATGCTCTGGCTGACCGTTATGAGATCGCTCTGCGCGAAGTGGTTAAAGATAAGAACGTTGACGCCATAATCGTAGCGCTAACCCCGCAGAGAATGACGCAGATAAAAGAGACGGCTGAAGCGATCGGCCGAATCAAAAAAACCACAAGTAAAACAATCGTCCTATGTTTTTTGGGTGAATTGGAGATTGTCAAATATTATCAGACTTTTGCCGATAATAAATTACCGCAATTCAACTTTCCTGAGCAGGCCGTCAGTGTCTTAAGCACTATGGCCAAATATTACCAATACCTCAAAAATAAACAACCGACAGTAAAAGCCCCCGCCATTAAGCCCAATAAAATATTATCCAATGAATTGACGGAGGATGTCTGTCGGCAACTACTGATTAAAAATGATATCCCAGTGCACCGCGCCGAGTTTATTGCAGATATTTCCTTAGCCGCCAAGGCCGGTAAAAGAGTCGGTTACCCCATTGCACTTAAAGTTATTTCGCCTCAAGTAATACATAAGTCCGATGTAGGCGGGGTTAAAGTGGGCATAAATAATGAGACGGAATTGCTGGCCGCTATAAAAAAGATGAACACGGATATTGTTCAGAAAGTCAAAGGAGTCAAAATTAAGGGGTATCTTTTAGGCGAGATGGTTAGCGGCCAACAAGTGATTGTCGGCCTAAAGCGAGATCCTCAATTCGGCGCCGTTATTATGCTTGGTTTAGGCGGAATTTATACAGAAGTGTTTAAGGACGTAGTCTTTCGTGTGGCGCCTATTAACAAAAATGAAGCGCAAAAAATGATTGAAGAATTGAAAATCTATCCGCTTTTAGCCGGTACGCGCGGCCAAAAACCGGCTGATATTGGCGCTTTGGCTGATTTATTGGTAAGATTTTCTTGTCTGGTAGCAAAATATCCGGAACTGAAAGAAATTGATTTTAATCCGATTATGGTGCTGGATAGGGGCAGGGGAGTAAAAGTAGTTGATGTCAGGATGGCAAAATAA
- the ppdK gene encoding pyruvate, phosphate dikinase, with protein sequence MSDVKKYVYSFEEGNKSMKELLGGKGANLAEMSSLGINVPPGFTLTTEVCDLYYKAGKTITDEVKEQTNTKLKQLEEKMSKTLGDANDPLLVSVRSGAAASLPGMMDTILNLGLNDQSVLGLATKTGNARFAWDSYRRLIQMFGNVVMEVEHAEFEHILENVKDTKGAKFDTDLTAEDLQEVANRYKAKIKEVKGVDFPQDPIDQLYAAINAVFNSWNNYRAIRYRQINDIKGLIGTAVNIQTMVFGNLGEDSGTGVCFTRNPSTGEAKFYGEYLMNAQGEDVVAGIRTPLAVSTLEQQNPAIYKELVDTCNTVEKHYRDMQDMEFTIQQGRLFILQARNGKRTAAAAVRIAVELVTEGAISKDEALMRVEPNQLNQLLHKQLDPLAKTEGEVIARGLPASPGAAVGEVVFTATEAFEKTQAGLDVILVRTETSPEDIDGMHSAKGILTARGGMTSHAAVVARGMGTCCVAGCADIIIDEKARTLTIKDKGLTLKEGEFISLDGSTGEVYNGKLGTKDPELSGNFGTLMDWADEVRKLKIRTNADTPHDAMVARKFGAEGIGLCRTEHMFFEGDRIKAVREMILASDIAGREKALAKLLPYQRKDFIGLFKAMDGHAVTIRFLDPPLHEFLPKEEKDIAELSAEMNVPIEVLKTKIDDLHEFNPMLGHRGCRLAITYPEINDMQAAAVIEAAIAVEKEGIKVEPEIMIPLVATVKEFSILKERIVKVVEEKLTTANSQLKYKIGTMIEVPRAALIADKIVEAGAEFFSFGTNDLTQMGAGLSRDDAGKFLKEYVTQGIFEYDPFEVLDQEGIGELIRIAIKKGRSAKEDLKIGICGEHGGEPKTVNFCHREGFNYVSCSPFRVPIARLAAAQAVIKENNGK encoded by the coding sequence ATGTCTGATGTGAAAAAGTACGTCTATTCCTTTGAAGAAGGGAATAAAAGCATGAAAGAACTTCTCGGCGGCAAAGGCGCCAACTTGGCGGAAATGTCCAGTCTGGGTATTAATGTCCCTCCGGGATTTACCTTAACTACCGAAGTTTGCGATTTGTATTACAAAGCCGGCAAAACCATCACTGATGAAGTCAAGGAACAAACCAACACCAAATTAAAACAGTTGGAAGAAAAGATGTCCAAGACTTTGGGCGATGCCAATGATCCGTTATTAGTTTCCGTTCGCTCTGGCGCCGCGGCTTCTTTACCTGGCATGATGGATACAATTTTGAATTTAGGCCTTAACGACCAATCCGTTTTGGGTTTGGCCACCAAGACCGGCAACGCCCGTTTTGCTTGGGATTCTTATCGTCGTTTGATTCAAATGTTTGGTAATGTGGTGATGGAAGTGGAGCATGCCGAATTCGAACATATTTTGGAGAATGTCAAAGATACCAAGGGTGCTAAATTTGACACTGATTTGACGGCCGAAGATTTGCAGGAAGTCGCCAATCGCTATAAAGCTAAAATCAAAGAAGTCAAAGGAGTGGATTTCCCGCAAGACCCGATTGATCAGCTATATGCTGCGATCAATGCCGTGTTTAATTCTTGGAACAACTATCGCGCCATCCGCTACCGCCAAATCAATGATATTAAGGGATTGATCGGCACCGCTGTTAATATTCAGACCATGGTGTTCGGCAACCTGGGAGAAGATTCGGGCACAGGTGTTTGCTTTACCCGCAATCCCTCTACCGGCGAAGCCAAATTTTATGGCGAATATTTAATGAACGCGCAAGGCGAAGATGTGGTCGCCGGTATTCGTACTCCGCTTGCCGTATCCACTTTGGAACAACAGAATCCGGCTATTTACAAAGAGTTGGTTGATACTTGCAATACAGTAGAAAAACATTATCGCGATATGCAAGATATGGAATTCACCATTCAGCAAGGGCGATTATTTATTCTGCAGGCCAGAAACGGCAAAAGAACTGCCGCGGCCGCTGTGCGCATCGCTGTAGAATTAGTTACCGAAGGAGCAATCTCCAAAGATGAAGCTTTAATGCGCGTAGAACCGAATCAATTAAATCAATTATTACATAAACAACTGGATCCTTTGGCTAAAACCGAAGGTGAAGTTATTGCTCGCGGTTTGCCGGCTTCTCCCGGAGCGGCTGTCGGTGAAGTCGTTTTTACTGCCACTGAAGCGTTTGAAAAAACTCAAGCCGGTTTGGATGTCATCTTGGTCCGCACCGAAACCTCTCCTGAAGATATTGACGGTATGCATTCGGCCAAAGGCATTTTGACTGCTCGAGGCGGTATGACCTCTCACGCGGCCGTGGTGGCCCGCGGTATGGGCACTTGTTGCGTTGCCGGTTGCGCTGACATCATTATTGATGAAAAAGCCAGAACCTTAACTATTAAAGATAAGGGTCTGACGTTAAAAGAAGGAGAATTTATCTCTTTGGATGGCTCCACTGGCGAAGTGTATAACGGCAAGCTTGGCACCAAGGATCCGGAACTTTCCGGTAACTTCGGTACCTTAATGGATTGGGCCGATGAAGTTAGAAAACTTAAGATTCGCACTAACGCTGACACGCCTCATGATGCCATGGTCGCCAGAAAATTCGGCGCTGAGGGCATCGGCTTATGCCGCACCGAGCATATGTTTTTTGAGGGTGATAGAATCAAAGCTGTCAGAGAAATGATTTTAGCTTCTGATATAGCCGGCCGAGAAAAAGCCCTGGCTAAACTGTTACCCTATCAAAGAAAAGATTTTATCGGTTTGTTTAAGGCTATGGATGGCCATGCCGTAACTATTCGCTTCCTAGATCCGCCATTGCATGAATTCTTGCCCAAAGAAGAAAAAGACATTGCGGAACTTTCTGCTGAAATGAATGTGCCGATTGAGGTGTTGAAAACCAAAATTGACGATTTACACGAATTTAACCCCATGCTGGGTCATCGTGGCTGCCGTTTGGCCATCACTTATCCGGAAATCAATGACATGCAAGCCGCGGCCGTGATTGAAGCGGCGATTGCCGTAGAAAAAGAGGGGATTAAAGTGGAACCGGAAATCATGATTCCTTTGGTCGCTACAGTCAAAGAGTTCTCTATCCTCAAAGAACGCATCGTTAAGGTGGTGGAAGAAAAATTGACCACTGCCAATAGCCAATTAAAATACAAAATCGGTACCATGATTGAAGTGCCTCGCGCGGCGCTGATTGCTGATAAGATTGTGGAGGCCGGAGCAGAATTCTTTTCTTTCGGCACTAATGACCTGACTCAGATGGGCGCCGGTTTATCCCGTGATGACGCTGGAAAATTCTTGAAAGAATATGTGACTCAAGGTATTTTTGAATATGATCCTTTTGAAGTGCTTGATCAGGAAGGCATCGGCGAGCTTATCCGCATCGCCATTAAGAAAGGCAGAAGCGCCAAAGAAGACTTGAAGATTGGCATCTGTGGCGAACATGGCGGAGAACCCAAAACTGTCAATTTCTGTCATCGTGAAGGTTTTAATTATGTGTCTTGTTCGCCATTCCGCGTACCGATTGCTCGGTTAGCCGCGGCCCAGGCGGTGATTAAGGAAAATAATGGAAAATAG
- a CDS encoding PfkB family carbohydrate kinase, whose protein sequence is MPKKQFDLITVGGATVDISFYSKEGELVSTGNAVKQKLLAFEYGAKIVADRVFNTFGGGCSNVAVSAARLGLKTAALCRVGKDDFGKRILVNLTANKVDISLVKLDEKNPTGFTVILTVDNPSKEHIAFVHRGANTALNDKDLPSLAINAKWFYVTSLPAVGWQKIMDKLVATERKIVWNPGNEQLKNIPAIKKYLNKIEVLIVNHDEALEFKKLKDMKGLLAHLKSLGPKVAVITDGANGAYAIDDKKQYYMKARSSKPINTLGVGDAFGSALTSALVYDKNIKEALTWGIKNSASVVAHIGAQKGLLTKREIEK, encoded by the coding sequence ATGCCCAAGAAGCAATTTGACTTGATAACCGTCGGCGGTGCCACCGTGGATATTTCCTTTTATTCCAAGGAAGGTGAGCTGGTCTCTACCGGCAATGCCGTCAAACAGAAGCTCTTGGCTTTTGAATACGGCGCCAAAATCGTGGCCGATAGGGTTTTTAACACCTTCGGTGGCGGTTGTTCCAATGTTGCTGTTTCGGCGGCGCGCTTAGGTTTGAAAACTGCGGCCTTATGTCGCGTAGGCAAAGACGATTTTGGCAAGCGGATATTAGTTAATTTGACTGCCAACAAAGTTGATATCAGCTTAGTTAAACTGGATGAAAAAAATCCCACCGGTTTCACAGTCATCCTGACCGTTGACAATCCCAGCAAGGAACATATCGCTTTTGTGCATCGTGGTGCCAATACCGCGCTAAACGATAAAGATTTGCCTTCATTGGCCATTAATGCCAAATGGTTTTATGTTACGTCTCTGCCGGCTGTCGGTTGGCAAAAAATTATGGATAAACTGGTCGCTACCGAAAGAAAGATTGTTTGGAATCCCGGCAATGAGCAACTCAAAAATATCCCGGCCATTAAGAAATATTTAAATAAGATAGAAGTGCTGATAGTTAATCATGATGAGGCTCTGGAATTTAAAAAACTTAAAGACATGAAAGGTTTATTAGCACATCTCAAATCCCTTGGGCCCAAGGTGGCGGTTATTACCGATGGCGCTAACGGCGCCTATGCCATAGACGACAAAAAACAGTACTATATGAAAGCCAGGTCGTCTAAACCGATTAATACCTTGGGTGTTGGCGATGCTTTCGGATCGGCCTTGACTTCAGCTCTGGTTTATGATAAAAACATAAAAGAAGCGCTCACCTGGGGCATCAAGAATTCCGCCTCAGTCGTAGCCCACATCGGAGCGCAAAAAGGCCTACTCACGAAAAGAGAAATAGAAAAATAA
- a CDS encoding L-threonylcarbamoyladenylate synthase, translating into MTTRKEITKILKSGGIGVMPTDTIYGLLGRATNKKTVERIYRVRHRSPEKPLIIIISSLADLNSFGIKLPARDKKVLLKIWPNAVSVILPCMNSKFKYLHRGTKSLAFRLPNKKWLRDLVAQTGPLVAPSANPEGESPADDIKGAKKYFGDNPDFYYGRGKRISLPSTLIGIKNGQVEVLRQGKAKIER; encoded by the coding sequence ATGACAACTAGAAAAGAAATAACAAAAATATTAAAATCAGGCGGAATCGGAGTGATGCCGACCGACACTATTTACGGCCTGCTTGGTCGAGCTACCAATAAAAAAACGGTTGAGCGAATTTATCGTGTTCGCCATCGTTCGCCGGAAAAACCGCTGATTATTATTATTTCTTCTTTGGCCGATTTAAATTCATTCGGCATTAAACTGCCGGCAAGAGATAAAAAAGTACTACTCAAAATCTGGCCTAATGCCGTCAGTGTAATTTTGCCTTGCATGAATTCCAAGTTTAAATATTTGCATCGCGGGACCAAATCGTTGGCTTTCCGGTTACCGAATAAGAAATGGCTTAGAGATTTGGTTGCTCAGACCGGCCCGTTAGTGGCACCGAGCGCTAATCCGGAGGGAGAGAGTCCGGCTGATGACATTAAGGGAGCGAAGAAGTATTTTGGCGATAATCCTGACTTTTATTATGGTCGCGGCAAAAGAATATCCCTGCCGTCAACTTTGATTGGGATAAAAAACGGCCAAGTGGAGGTTTTACGCCAAGGAAAGGCAAAAATAGAAAGGTAG
- the truB gene encoding tRNA pseudouridine(55) synthase TruB codes for MENIIAINKPKGPTSFDIVAQVRRRTGVKKVGHAGTLDPLASGVLVVAIGREATKKISEEVAKEKEYVADIRLGVISTTDDEEGAKSIVSEYKPEREEILEAIKGFIGEIQQVPPQFSAIKISGRPAYKTARQGGKLELVARPVLIKSIELIEYKYPDLKIRVVTGPGVYIRSLARDLGQMLGCGAYMSDLVRIRVGEYQLEDAIKAEEITR; via the coding sequence ATGGAAAACATCATTGCCATCAATAAGCCAAAAGGCCCGACTTCATTTGATATTGTCGCTCAAGTCAGACGGCGTACGGGCGTAAAGAAAGTCGGCCACGCCGGCACACTGGACCCCCTGGCATCCGGCGTTTTGGTTGTGGCTATCGGCAGAGAAGCGACAAAAAAGATCTCCGAAGAGGTAGCCAAAGAAAAAGAGTATGTGGCGGATATCAGGTTGGGCGTGATCAGCACTACTGACGATGAAGAAGGGGCAAAAAGCATTGTTAGTGAATATAAGCCTGAACGAGAGGAGATATTGGAGGCGATTAAGGGTTTCATTGGAGAGATCCAGCAAGTACCGCCGCAATTTTCCGCTATAAAAATTTCTGGCCGACCCGCTTATAAAACAGCGCGTCAAGGCGGTAAGTTGGAATTAGTAGCCAGGCCGGTGTTAATCAAAAGCATTGAATTGATTGAATATAAATATCCCGATTTAAAAATCAGAGTCGTTACCGGCCCCGGGGTTTATATTAGATCATTAGCGCGGGATTTGGGGCAGATGCTTGGTTGCGGCGCTTATATGTCCGACTTGGTACGGATCAGAGTGGGGGAATATCAGCTGGAAGATGCCATTAAAGCTGAGGAAATAACAAGATAA